A window of Solanum stenotomum isolate F172 chromosome 3, ASM1918654v1, whole genome shotgun sequence contains these coding sequences:
- the LOC125858046 gene encoding transcription factor LAF1-like, with protein MGCKLAAEKPKQKHKKGLWSPDEDDRLKNYIIKHGHGCWSSVPINAGLQRNGKSCRLRWINYLRPGLKRGAFSLEEENTILTLHAMFGNKWSQIAQHLPGRTDNEIKNHWHSYLKKRVSKMAENEGHTKSGKTDSSPSLKKLTPQNSSLDSFEHIEGSLADSDQSVYPRETQKSNLPKVLFAEWLSLDQFNGQDFQNSGSFEPSKSNFGYNNAELHDIFMHSLPMNNDGSSYGNGVNQEVHNDIFPPQLKFEDTMSGNGFEEFMSGEFNINDDVMFL; from the exons ATGGGGTGCAAATTGGCAGCTGAGAAGCCAAAGCAAAAGCACAAGAAGGGCTTATGGTCCCCTGATGAAGATGATAGGCTCAAAAATTACATCATTAAACATGGTCATGGCTGTTGGAGCTCTGTTCCCATTAATGCTG GCTTGCAAAGAAATGGAAAGAGTTGTAGATTAAGGTGGATTAATTACTTAAGGCCAGGCTTAAAAAGAGGGGCATTTAGCTTAGAAGAGGAAAACACAATCTTGACTCTTCATGCCATGTTTGGCAACAA GTGGTCTCAGATTGCACAACACTTGCCTGGAAGAACAGATAACGAGATAAAGAATCACTGGCACTCGTATTTAAAGAAAAGAGTGTCCAAAATGGCAGAAAATGAAGGGCACACTAAGTCTGGGAAAACAGATTCTTCACCTTCTTTAAAGAAATTGACTCCACAGAATTCAAGTTTGGATTCATTTGAACATATAGAAGGATCATTAGCAGATTCAGATCAATCTGTTTATCCAAGAGAGACTCAAAAGAGTAACTTACCTAAAGTATTATTCGCGGAATGGCTTTCGTTGGATCAATTTAATGGACAAGATTTTCAAAACTCAGGGAGTTTTGAACCTTCCAAGAGTAACTTTGGGTATAATAATGCAGAGTTACATGACATATTCATGCATAGTTTACCGATGAACAACGATGGTAGTAGCTATGGGAATGGCGTAAATCAAGAGGTTCACAATGATATTTTCCCACCACAACTTAAGTTTGAGGATACCATGTCTGGTAACGGATTTGAGGAATTTATGTCAGGGGAATTCAACATTAACGACGATGTGATGTTCTTATGA
- the LOC125858053 gene encoding pre-mRNA cleavage factor Im 25 kDa subunit 2, whose amino-acid sequence MVTSSVVNTYPLSSYTFGTKEPKMEKDTSVADRLARMKVNYAKEGMRTSVEGILLVQEHNHPHILLLQIGNTFCKLPGGRLKPGENEIEGLKRKLSSKLAANSPGIQPNWQIGECVAIWWRPNFETIMYPYCPPHITKPKECKKLFVVHLSEREYFAVPKNLKLLAVPLFELYDNVQRYGPVISTIPQQLSRFQFNMIHA is encoded by the exons ATGGTAACGTCTTCGGTTGTCAACACATACCCACTGTCCAGCTATACATTTGGTACTAAGGAGCCCAAAATGGAGAAGGACACCTCCGTCGCCGATCGCCTTGCTCGTATGAAAGTCAA CTATGCGAAGGAGGGCATGAGGACTAGCGTCGAAGGAATTCTCTTG GTACAAGAACACAATCATCCTCACATTCTTCTGTTGCAAATTGGGAACACATTTTGCAAACTTCCAGGTGGACGCTTGAAACCAGGAGAGAACG AAATCGAGGGTTTGAAAAGGAAACTATCTAGTAAACTTGCAGCTAATTCTCCTGGCATTCAGCCAAATTGGCAG ATAGGGGAGTGTGTGGCCATCTGGTGGAGGCCAAATTTTGAAACTATAATGTATCCATATTGCCCTCCACACATAACAAAACCCAAG GAGTGTAAGAAGCTCTTCGTTGTTCATCTATCTGAAAGAGAGTACTTTGCTGTCCCAAAAAATTTGAAGCTTCTTGCAGTGCCATTGTTTGAACTTTATGACAATGTTCAG AGATATGGACCTGTGATATCCACGATTCCTCAACAGCTTTCCAGATTCCAGTTCAACATGATCCACGCGTAG
- the LOC125858752 gene encoding uncharacterized protein LOC125858752, with translation MLITLNPPTSCVSGGLPLTGTFKLNIDDSFSKDRNKGGTGGVIKDHNGNWVIGFYHNITSQSHTMVEIEALLDDLKITADCSIVPIEIELDSIEVIEALEDTQSIYASKINSYGLLMKRLGNPLVRHSFRQANKVADFLSRLGTKLTPSAQATILSTPADHTMSLIKDDQQGVISTKLVLRTTCNKLACFDNLTVIASYGDNVEANKPHNRVTP, from the coding sequence ATGCTCATAACCCTCAATCCTCCGACCTCATGCGTATCAGGTGGTCTCCCCCTTACAGGAACTTTTAAACTTAACATCGACGATTCTTTTTCCAAAGATCGCAATAAAGGCGGTACTGGAGGTGTTATTAAGGATCATAATGGCAACTGGGTAATAGGATTCTACCATAACATCACTTCTCAAAGCCACACCATGGTTGAAATCGAAGCTCTTCTTGATGACCTAAAAATAACTGCTGATTGTTCTATTGTCCCCATTGAAATTGAACTTGACTCCATTGAGGTAATTGAAGCGTTAGAAGATACTCAATCTATTTACGcatcaaaaataaattcttaCGGGTTGCTTATGAAGAGGTTGGGGAATCCACTAGTCCGCCATAGCTTCCGACAAGCAAACAAAGTAGCAGACTTTTTGTCAAGACTAGGTACCAAGCTAACACCGTCCGCACAAGCTACTATATTATCTACTCCTGCAGATCATACTATGTCTCTAATCAAGGATGACCAACAAGGAGTGATATCTACTAAACTAGTTTTAAGGACTACTTGTAATAAGTTAGCTTGTTTTGATAATCTAACTGTAATAGCCAGCTATGGTGACAATGTAGAGGCCAATAAGCCTCACAACCGTGTAACTccctaa